atttttgttttaactttgaGCCCAAGCCCAACAATGAACGGGAGCTAGGAGATATGTTTTGCCGATACCTACTCGATTATCGAAAGTCAATAGTGGTAGGAAAAGTCCCTTTTGACACGATACGTCATGTCAAAAGGGACTCTTTCACCGTCAAAACGGCGTCACAGGGAAGTTGAAAAAGACAGCGTCACCCCTGCGGCCCTAGAAAATAATTGATCTGTTGATGATGATCCAGATAAACTGCATACTAACTAGAACGGAAACGATACTCAAAAGTCATTAAGACAAATTTAGCAGATAATTCTCGCAAATCATGAAACTTAGTTTGTATCAACAAAGCTTATCTTTTTCCAAGAAAATGAATATAACCTACAGAGTTGGGTCGATTTAATCATGTTGTGAAACATTGCGCAATAAAAAATTACGAATATGCGATCCATTTCCGGTGCAAATTTTGTGTATAATGTTGCTACCTTCTACAGCCGACTTCATCCACGTTAAAAAAATCCCGGGATAAAAAATATCCtgtgtgttaatccaggttaaaaTGTCTGtgaaaattgaattgaaaattttattcttattcttcAGGGACTAACATCCacataaattcataatttatatcaaaacatcTTTCGCAACATTTGAAAATCTGAAAATTTCCACATCCAAACATCAATTTTTCGCATTTGAAATATTAGtacgatttatttatagaatctTTATCTTGCCGGCGGACCATATTGGAGAGCGCTAAAGAACGCTTAAGTTTTATCtcaatattgttatatatttagcGATCGCAGCAGGTGGCGCGCTTTAGTCTAAGTCAATCTCTCCCGGAAACAATACGTACGTCATAAAAATAGAGTTTCAAATTGACCAGTAGATTTATCGGTATGTttccataaatattattataactataaatcaataatttttaaatattaacaaaatgatcaaaaaatattatctggTTTAGTTTCAccaattgatattaatttaaataggtataataaatggttaaatatttgttttacaaatatgtaAGATCTCTCCTGAAAATAAGAAACGTGGTAGagattttgaaaacaattaaatttttttCTTGAGTTTTATGATTTGCAACATTTTGTAGTTTaataaaacgtgtttttttataaaaaactacgtcttttaaaaaaaaaattaatacattttttgattgCATTGTTTCCAAATTCCAGTTTCGCTTGCAGCAGCATGTTTCTCACTCTGTGTTGGTTAGCGGCGTATTTAAATCATAGCTATTAAATTAATCGTGATCATGAGAATTTCAGATCTTTTACTACTCAGAgcaagaaacaataaaaaagataaacaaaaaaggACGGCCAAATAATTGTTATCAAAAGCGTTAAAcgtcaattaaattaaaatcaattaaaagttattacagcttttattaaaattcgtGCTCACTCGCGTGTAATTCtggtaataaaaattaagatttcCCTTCTTAGTCGTCCCAAAATTTATTCCTGTAcatagtttttctttttctttttatcaaaatcatggcgctgtataataatatataaaatttgcaacctaatatttacttaaatttattcatttcataTATTAAACTCTGTGATTTCATAGATTTTTGTCAATTATAATTGAACGCATTGATACTTTTTTGGGCGAATCAGTTAAAaaagtagcgcgattctctacaattggaaccacctagtatcgagagttgacatttaaaatgtactgccaaaatagtttctacgaggCGCTgaccagtgcctcgattctctactactatcgactaccgacaaccgaactgtcatcgagaaattttgtatgaaaatctgatcagcgcctctgacgggtgtcgtaggaaacattttggcagtacattctaaatgtcaaaatttcgatagctagcaggttgtcggtagtcgatagtggtagagaatcgaggtacagtagctcaattctctattactatcgactaccgaaaaccgacctgtcatcgaaaatCTTATCAgggcctctgacgggcgtcgtaaaaaaacttttttggcagtacatcctaaattgcaaaattcgatagctagccggttgtcggtagtcgatagtgagagaatcgaggtacagattgtcatacaatatttttcgatagcttGGCGATTGTCGTATATAAAGGTAGAATCGCGGTCTTATTTAACGTTTATAGCTTACTGCCTTGATCACAATGtatcatatatttaaatatttaacttcattCAAAATTCCAtcgtattttttgcaaaaaacattattgttcttttttgaataaaatcttgGTGTTTTCAAGAATTTGCTATAAATAGcatgcaaattattttgtcgtTCCTCATGcgtataattaattagtaataaacttttttttaaatatgctttcTGGATAAAAATGTAAACTTAAAATCCTTATTATTCCATTATTTACTGCCGGTATTGCCAAAAGTGGCAAcagatttaaatataagttttgtatttcttGTCAATGATGCGAATTAAGCCAAAAAATTTCAGGCATTCCGACTTAATTTTTTGCTAGGTTCACGTTAACGATTAGTTTTAATTTCACACATTTAAAGTAATTACAATATATGTATTCAGGtctttgccattgttctttaattCATACTAAGGTGAAGACGCTAGCCTGGGCGTCACTTCGTTTTGTCGAGCTCAGCTTCAATGGAAACGCACCCGATTTATTAACTCTAAGTTGGAAAAACTAAAGTTGATATGTTATCGTTCTTTACAATACAACAATAGGTATTTACAAAAGTATCAATGGAAGTAAAATTATCTGTTCATCGTTATCACCGCTTCTGAAGATATACGCCAAGTATCATTTTTTATCTAGTATCTACCCATAATTGTCTATTGTTTTAGGATTACCTGTATATtcattgataataaaattattacgttCATTGAGTAATGAAGCAATCATATTAATTACGTTATCAAGAAATTATACCGCGTAAACGATGACTAGACacaatttgatatttaatgtaaatcgATAAAACTgctttactaaaatatttagttcttaGTTCTAATTGCCAAATTTGTTGATTTAAAACACAacaatacttactttttatgcCCAATGTAAAAtggttttttaactttatacGAGAGTTATGAAGCGCTGTAATtgaatcagcgcctctagcgagagcggtaagaactatttttgcagtacattttaaatacacaacTCTGGCTACTTAATAGTGGTTTTCGAGTCATTTAGCTTCACCGAAACATTACGTTTCTCTTTTCTCAAAAAACATGATGCCGtgataaataaaactgtttcagAACAATAAAATCTAAAGCCTTGCATTAATCATGCAGATAGGAAGTTTATGGATTCGATTTGAGTACTGACGATAGCGTTTTCTTAGAAAGAGTGATACAATTATGCTGACTACATAGGcattatttcattataactAGTTATGTAGATGTCGTCACTAGCATGATTGTGTTGGGTCATAACATACGAGGtataatgaaacaaataaagtaacaaaaataaaaataaaatttatttaatttcgttattctgtacatttaattaaaatgaaatcatattttacatatttgcagtaaataataaaaatgtgtctTATGAATTAATTCAATGAgtcacattttattaaaattttattccataTAATAGAAGACTATGAAGAtcactaatattaatattagttatCTTCATAGTCTTTTGCAAAACAAGTTATTTTACAGTAATAACATATTTCTTTCTTATTCAGTGATTGCGTTAATATTTCTATAGTTACTTGTTTAACAGTACACACGGTCAGTTACTCTTAACTGTAGATTTAAGAAGCAGCAGCTCTCGCTGTTTACTTATACAAAGAGATTCGTTTTTCAATTCACAACCATGCAAGGTATATGCTTCGGAGAGTATCGCATGCCCCCATCATTGGCTGCCAGTTTTCTTGCCATGCTGCTGTGTCCTACCCAATTTGAACTACGTGTTGCTAGAAATCAGATCAGTGCAAGCCACattgtatttttcattaatgTGCCGTATATTTCCACTCAAACGGTTGCTTGAACAAATCAATTTTTGTTGATATCCGTAGCCACTACTAAGTATAACTACGCGCAATTCCTCTAACAATAGCTGTAtcaaaaacattaatacaaaaataaataactaaacaggcaaatgtgtaaataaaaaagttcatTAAGTGGTTAGCGAAGGTATATCCAAAGTAGGCGTCGAGGGTGTCGAAAATAATACTCAAAGCGTCGAACACAGGATCGTTTCTGAAAACAAaggaaataattcaaattataatgaaaGATGTCAGCAAAAATTAAAATcgttatttaaagtaaaatagcTTCGGGTGTGGAACAAAAGTTTTGGTTGCATTAATACTTTTCTAGgctatttgtatataaaaaatgtaatctgtttcaaatatttatttatgtcaaaaattcTAGCTAGGCAAAAACTTTAATCTATCCGTGTACCTACTAAATTTGATCAAAACAGTTTTGATGTTATTGATTAACAAACATCTAATCATTCATCCATtagcaattaatattatattaatgcgATTGTGTAGATTAACGAATCATCGATGTTGTGCAAAGATTATCAAGATTGACTATAAATAGACGGGGATATGTACGAAAATGAAtcatatttctttgttttttgaAATGAGCATATAAATTCATCCTTTGCTTGCTACCAAAAGCTGTCTAGgtttaaaaatcattaaaaaattatataaaatagattattattattctaggATGTAAGGTACTTTATTTCAGGTATTTCGGGTTCTTCAAAAGATCCCAGTAGACAGCTGATATCAATATCGACGCCGGGAAAAGCAGAAAACTGGTCGCTGCATAAAGGTTGGATTGGTTCTGCCCGAAGATCTGCGTTCAGATTTGCTGGAAAAGAAGAGATATAGTGGTAATTagcttcaattttaaattacacgTATTGTGgttgattagtttttttttgtttttcctaaATATGTAATCGTGAggaatttaaagtaattatttagttGCCAATATAACTATTCTTCTGTTGTTAACAGTAATGTTCTTGTAGTGTATTTTCATAGtttgttatcaaaattattacagtAATGTCAATAAGTaacgtataattatttataacaatagtgTAATGTTAGAAGATATACTTACGTTTGATTGCCAGATCATTGGTGTACTTGTATAATGAACTGAGTATACCTGCCGAAGTCtgtaattagaaaaataaacaataatataatgaaaagaCTTTAAGTCGATTAATTAAAGACTAAGCTTTACGCCCAAGCCCAGCATGCAGTTCAagaacagtagcgcaattttctaccgtcggtactgtcgagtatcgagaatttgacttttatgtacctactgccaaaatatttcttacggaGCCGGTAAAAGTgcttaacctctcaagcgcccggccaccgtgtcacggttgaatgtgctacccccgtcaagcgtcccgccaccgtggtacggcaaaacgatcttacattaaaaaaacgtagaaattaaatgctaaaactatgtttatacctttcaaacatatttgacattgaagctgatgaaacgagacgacgatctaatgcacacacttgaataagtggttgatataggccagagagcaccttaaacaacatctgacccaacgacatgttcctttatgaccaatattgtaaatactttttttaactaattttaaagatttgagtatattttacagttggattttaatgtcattattcattaactacacgataagaccttccgtcatattattttttatgcctaaaaatattttttagactttcttcaaacacatgcctaaagcacacaatattcagattaaaccgactattgtaccaccactatcaaatattatttgtggtttatttttttaatatatagcaaattttatgtagatttcaaatatataaggtatgactagggtgttagtatcaaaatatgacggaatcggcgcttaaacgccaaccgccaattcaatttcgcgcgccatttttggcctggacgcttaacggtatatttgaattttgacgtggggcgctcgagaggttaatagattttcatgtaaaaattcTTGATGGCCAgccggtagttgatagtagtacagaattgagctactggtaaaataacagttcttgaaaatctttacatatatataattcttctgtaagtgtgtatgtcactgaactgctcttaaacgactggaccgattttgatgaaattttttgtttgtgttcaagaggatctgagaatggtttagattcacaattttgtccgctggacaatgtttttttaattattttttaatttattagtaacgtgtagacaggacaacgtctatcgggtccgctagttatttataagatagcacattagtataaatatgtagttCTACCGCACCATTAGTATACAAAAGTAGATTGAACTCACAGAATTAGCACCGATAGTAGACAGTATGGCATCGTTGTCGTAAGGTGGGAAGCTATTTCCAAAGAGCTCTTCAATTACACTGCTGGAACGTTCAGAAAGTTTtgtcaaattatatttgttttatatttgccaacataaatacaaatatcagAATTATAATTGTAGTACTGTATTGTatgtaaagttatatttaacCTTTTCTTTAGAATTACGAATACGTTTCACAATACTTACTCAGAATTTTCTTCCCCACAAGACGAGATGCTCTCAcctttgaatataatttgaCATATCGTTAACGGTGCTTTTGGCGACGCGCATATTTTGGCTGAAATCGGCAATAAATTTGATTATAGTATAATCAATTAGAGATTTTGCTACAACTagggtttttataaataagcGTTGGTGTAAAAATTTGTGTTTTGCATTATTGTGGCGAACTCTTGGTGAGTATATACAGTAGGACTATTTTTGCAGCTGACTTTGTAAAacaagtacatatattatgtcattATATCAAAATTGGGATAATAACACTGATTTACCGACGTACAGCCTAAACCACTGGATAGATCGGTACCCCCAacgggataaaataggggatgaaagtttgtataaaaattctgtccCAAGGCAcaaaccacgcgaacgaagtcgcgggcaaaagctaattatacataaataatgtattgtgtatAGCGTCTGGAAAATGATTACAAAGTCATAAAAGATATTATTGATCAGAGTCTGATACAGTCAGTTTTTTATCTACGGCGCTCAATTTACTGTGTTTACTGCTATAAATTACTTGTATTGAATCATTCAATAAGCCtttgtttatcaatttaatCACTCATAAATTTATCATGTTTTTACTACCTCTTAATATGATTGACTATTAACAGTTTTCTtgcaataaaatcattattaggTTCTTATCTGcatttgtgttatttataatttaaagatgCGTATCGAAGTGCTTCATAATCATCGCATCCTCTTTTGATAACGTTATCGAAACGATTAGTTTCATCGTCgtagaacattattttaaaataaacattcgtCGTTAAAGGTCTAGCAGgaaataatatactaaaaatattgcatcgTATTGTAGAGACACTCACAGCTTAAAACATTATCAATAAAACtgtgaatattttaagtatgCCAAATGGATGACAGACATGATGAGAAGAGAGACGCACTGGGAAAAGTAAGTTCCATGAAAGATCGAAGGACGACACCTACAACCTAGAATGGATATAGATTGCCGAAGACGAGCTACAGTGGAAAGCTATTGGGGAAGCCTTCGCCCCGTGGTGGGACGATataggttttaaataatatgtaatgataAATGTCCGGAATGCCATAGTCCCGATATAAAGAAACAAGCATAATTTGCATGTTAATAAATTCTTAGATATTCGTATGTGATACTATTTAACTCCTCAGAAAAAAATGCCAAGTGTACAAAACTGTGTTTATCCAGGGATTAAAGAAAATGTGCATTGAGTTAAACAGCAAATTAATGCTTTCTTTGCGATATTGGCAACCCTATTAGTTTACAAAACTCAAAACAATTCGAACGTATTAAGTACCTTAGTAAACTCAATTATAACAGTTGCTAAGTTTCGGTATGcacaattaaaatgtttccaTACTCACATGATTTGCCTAATTTGATGCTACAAAGACAGAAAAGCGCAACACATAACAAAATCCTTATCATTGTCACTGTTTTGATAATCacgatattttatatacttgaACGCATTCTACGATACTGTGAACCTGTATGCCTTTCAAAAGCGTTTTCAATATTGATTTGTGTGTTATCATTGAAGTTTCGTAACAGGTGGTATATGTAATCTTATCTTATCAAGGGGGTGCGGGCCCATGAAGCCCCTGCAGCTTGGTCCAtgctaataatttattttgtatctttttcCTTATTTGCTTCTTCGTAGGACACAACTTACAATGTTTAACTAGAGCGATACACATTTCAAATCATTTCTAGTTTTTTGTACATAGAATTAAGTACGATCACCTTTTTTATTTGCCTTTGCTTCTTTGATGGACAGTCAATGATagaaaaatgaaagaaataaaccTTAAAGTTTTAGTCTTTTACGGCTAGCAGGCATTTAAACAAGGAACATATGAATgttctttgtttaaatataggtattatcttatatttaaaatttccatgtcacaatgttagttaccgtactcctccgaaacgacttTATCGATTCTCattaaattttgtgagcatattgagtaagtcTCAGtcagccaacatctatttttcgtATCCCATATCATATcgtttaaattttcaatatttgtaaaaattatcATTTGTGTCAAGatttgatctaaatgaataaatgattcaatccaacttttcttttattattaactcATTCTAAATCTTTAATTTACGTAAGTATAAAGCTATATAGCTAACATTCTTTCTGATGGAAAAGCTTGCTTTAATATGTTATCTAGTTGCTAGCATACCGATAACATGTGAAAGATATTAATTGACATGATATTTGTATGtctttttaaagctttttctCTCGGCGTTTTCATTGACGTCCGCACAGTaaattcttattaatttattaattctcTCTTAATGACCAAACCATTTGAACAAACTATAATCAAACTCAATCCTTGTCACCACATCTACTTTCAAACAATGATATAATTACaaagatcatatcggtgatttCTAGCAAAAAGGTCAGATGCAGTAAGACTTGTAACCGGCGGCCCtatatgacaaaatatttggatttgaatgaagcaaagacAGTTTCCATCCGCTGGCTTGTCCAACCCGAAATTTGACTTCACTGTCGATTTTTTACTGACGCACAAAAAAATGCCCGCTCGGCTGCATTTCACATAAACATCGATTGTACCTCAAGTTGTTATTGTAAAGCGTCAATTGTTATGTCATTTATGATTAGTATGAGTGCTTGATTGTTTGTGAAGTgaagtgttttgtttgtttatatttgactTTGATGTCGCTATGCTTAACGCAGGCATAGCACGTTTTTGAGCACAATTGTGTTTTAACCTATATATCTCAAAGAATATAACTGTGATGTTGAGGTTTCattatatatcaatatttagtatatttagaaataaaaccaTACGAAATAATTAACTCTTCATAAAGTAATGGCGACACACGCCATAATTCTACATGAACTTCGGTAGGTCACAGATAACACTTACCAAtactgaaaaaaattaaaacacacaCAACACTTCTCAATCACTCAGTGAAatcatcacattttttttatcatgtgTAAAAATTAAGGATCTTACTAAGTGGGGTTCTTTGGTCTATGCCTACTCCTATggaaaaaaagatttattttatatattatttatgtagaatTGTAGATATTAGTTGAAAATTAACGTTCATGATGATTATgcatatattttgaataaataaatattaccttaattacaaatattatcaaaacaatcGCGCAAATATTTTAACGGAGCAAGAGTAATGCATAGTTTATGGTGAAAATACTTAAAacgtatacatttttaaaccttAAAGTAACGATATTAGGAGGTTTTACTTTTACGTGTAAAATTATGCCGAATACGCGGTACTCTCCAATGCTAGTGAATTTACACGGATTTGCACTATCCTCGAcgataagtaatttttatttcattgtgctATGACACTCACGAAATGAAAACAACCTAATCGCATTATAAATCGATGTGTAATCTGACAACGCGTGATCCAACTTCCGCTCATTATTTAGATAAGATACATAAAGAACATTCGAAAGGTTCATGCCAAAAGTACTAGAATAATATCAATACTTATGATAATTTAgtttctacatacataaataatatcacgcttaATGTACCCTGTGATATAAGCAGAGCTACATTAAATACACCCACGTTAATCTCAAGTACCTAATAATGGCAAGCCGATTGCCATATATCAGACACGTtgccaaactccgggctatccggattgccatataccgggctcgttaccaaactctgagCTCTCCTAGGTAAATACCTAGCACTTTGCTcaacccaggaatcgaaccagacctcgtgatcagcagtatTCTGATACAATGTGAAAATAGTAACTTCAAATTTTGATGCAATAAACTGGAgcctattttaaattgttacctTGTTTTCGGTAGATTGATATTCtgcaatttttatttgcaatGTCACGTAAATTTATCAATGAACATTTATCGGATTGTCACTATCACAACTCGTGAAAGAATGCTCATGCATATCATGTTTGTTTCTTATCTACATCaacaattatgtataaaaacataggtatataactttattttataaataactctcTTAATGTTATGATAAACAAGCATAATTGCTTTTTAGTCACCTTATACGTAcctttattgcatttatttgataatttcaAATGACTAATATGCGATAAAGTAACTCACTGAAATTTTTATCACCggtttcatttaatttaagataacattttctgtcaatcttttaattaaaataaattaaaagatatgaaattattatcaattctATTGGACACGTGTTTTCTATCACAGTAATTAATCTATGTTATAACTCTATAcctaataatgtcctcctagccgatatccggctacAGACaccaattttgtttgaaatctgTCAACAGTGCAGGACTTTACTTATAGTGTCTAGACGATGCAAAAAACACAGGTCCACACTTAACAGAAGAACTAAGGAAAATTTACTTTGCCCCAACTCAGATTTAAACCTGAGACcaacactaccgaccgcgcctcagaatacattttaatatacagtaTAGAGGTATATTAAAATACGTATTACACGGAAATACTCTACGGGCTTATAAAAACTATTGAACAATACATACAGTTCAAAATCATAGTTCACGAGTTCTTTCAATGCAAATGCTATTGTACATCAATATAAAACTCGTCCACTGGCTGCCATCCAAAATTGCTTCATTCACCCTCCTGTAAACTCCGTTTTACTTCCATTCATGTGTAAAGATAGTATTTGAACTAGATCGGAGAGATTTATCTAGAAAATGTTAGTTTAGCACATGAAAAGAGCTATTGAACTGGCGGTGGCTTCGTAACGTCCATATTTA
Above is a window of Anticarsia gemmatalis isolate Benzon Research Colony breed Stoneville strain chromosome 7, ilAntGemm2 primary, whole genome shotgun sequence DNA encoding:
- the LOC142973967 gene encoding uncharacterized protein LOC142973967 isoform X3, whose protein sequence is MIRILLCVALFCLCSIKLGKSSKICASPKAPLTICQIIFKGESISSCGEENSDVIEELFGNSFPPYDNDAILSTIGANSTSAGILSSLYKYTNDLAIKPNLNADLRAEPIQPLCSDQFSAFPGVDIDISCLLGSFEEPEIPEIKNDPVFDALSIIFDTLDAYFGYTFANHLMNFFIYTFACLVIYFCINVFDTAIVRGIARSYT
- the LOC142973967 gene encoding uncharacterized protein LOC142973967 isoform X2, producing the protein MIRILLCVALFCLCSIKLGKSSKICASPKAPLTICQIIFKGESISSCGEENSDSVIEELFGNSFPPYDNDAILSTIGANSTSAGILSSLYKYTNDLAIKPNLNADLRAEPIQPLCSDQFSAFPGVDIDISCLLGSFEEPEIPEIKNDPVFDALSIIFDTLDAYFGYTFANHLMNFFIYTFACLVIYFCINVFDTAIVRGIARSYT
- the LOC142973967 gene encoding uncharacterized protein LOC142973967 isoform X1, coding for MIRILLCVALFCLCSIKLGKSSKICASPKAPLTICQIIFKGESISSCGEENSDSSSVIEELFGNSFPPYDNDAILSTIGANSTSAGILSSLYKYTNDLAIKPNLNADLRAEPIQPLCSDQFSAFPGVDIDISCLLGSFEEPEIPEIKNDPVFDALSIIFDTLDAYFGYTFANHLMNFFIYTFACLVIYFCINVFDTAIVRGIARSYT